The Carassius auratus strain Wakin chromosome 27, ASM336829v1, whole genome shotgun sequence genome includes a region encoding these proteins:
- the lrrc8da gene encoding volume-regulated anion channel subunit LRRC8D isoform X1: MFSLTEVASLNDVQPKYRILKPWWDVFMDYIGVIMLMLAIFSGTMQLSKDQVACLPILEKCINPEAAQNRLVCPTSVLGSAPSTTTDLPDSVANELLTTQPTHLKREDRWSKPRGRQTNLDFQQYVFVNQKCYHDALPWYNKYFPYLALIHTIMLMVSSNFWFKYPKTSSKIEHFVSILGRCFESPWTTKALSETACEDSEEKQRFTGGVVFQKHVSSDDNSQSTPLMDTPKVQFPTEKLIAEAPSLTTLDKKDGEQAKALFEKVRKFRVHVEDSDFIYKLYVAQTAIKALKIVLILSYTSAFASEISFSHICRPEIESLIGYDQFFCTHNMAFMLRKLLFTFMAMICLYGLVCLYTLYWLFRRPLKEYSFEKVREESSFSDIPDVKNDFAFLLHMVDQYDQLYSKRFGVFLSEVSENKLREISLNHEWTFEKLRQHVTSNAQDEQELHLFMLSGLPNAVFDLTDLEVLKLELIPEVRISAKVSQMTSLRELHLYHCPAKVEQTAFTFFRDHLRCLHIKFTDVAEIPPWIYLLRSLKELNLIGNLNSEHNKMIGLESLRDLRHLRTLYLKSNLNKIPTNLTELSPHLTKLVIHNDATKLLVLNSLKKMTSLVDLELQNCDLERIPHAIFSLANLQELDLKNNNIRTIEEIISFQHLRRLMCLKLWYNKITAIPTSIGLVKSLESLVICQNKLETLPPALFHLPKLRHIDLSHNCISSIPVEVGYLHNLQHFAITGNKVEVLPNQLFKCSKLKVLCVGQNSITSIPEAIGQLVQLSHLELKGNCLDCLPFQLGQCRRLRKNLLFVEEHLFNTLPLEVKESISTSD; the protein is encoded by the coding sequence ATGTTTAGTCTAACTGAAGTTGCCTCCCTTAATGACGTCCAGCCGAAGTACCGTATTCTGAAACCATGGTGGGATGTGTTCATGGATTATATTGGAGTAATAATGTTGATGTTAGCCATTTTTTCTGGGACTATGCAGTTATCCAAAGACCAAGTGGCATGTCTTCCCATTCTTGAGAAATGCATAAATCCTGAGGCAGCACAAAATCGACTAGTATGTCCCACATCAGTTCTGGGCTCTGCACCCTCAACAACCACAGACCTTCCTGACAGTGTTGCAAATGAACTCCTTACAACTCAACCTACTCACTTAAAAAGGGAAGATAGGTGGTCTAAACCCAGAGGACGACAAACAAATCTGGACTTTCAGCAGTATGTTTTTGTCAACCAAAAGTGCTACCATGATGCCCTACCGTGGTACAACAAATACTTCCCATACCTTGCCCTCATACACACCATAATGCTAATGGTAAGCAGCAATTTTTGGTTCAAGTACCCAAAGACCAGCTCAAAGATTGAACACTTTGTTTCCATTTTGGGGCGGTGCTTTGAATCACCATGGACAACGAAAGCTTTGTCTGAAACTGCTTGTGAAGATTCTGAGGAAAAGCAGAGATTCACAGGTGGTGTGGTTTTCCAGAAACACGTATCCTCGGATGACAACAGTCAGTCTACACCTTTAATGGACACTCCAAAGGTGCAGTTTCCAACTGAAAAGCTTATTGCAGAAGCTCCTAGCCTGACCACCTTAGACAAAAAAGATGGAGAACAAGCCAAGGCTCTTTTTGAGAAAGTGCGAAAATTTCGAGTCCATGTAGAAGACAGTGACTTCATCTATAAACTCTACGTGGCTCAGACAGCGATAAAAGCACTAAAGATCGTTTTGATCTTGAGCTATACATCAGCATTTGCCTCAGAGATCAGTTTCAGCCATATATGCCGTCCTGAAATTGAAAGTTTGATCGGGTATGATCAGTTCTTTTGCACGCACAACATGGCATTCATGTTGAGGAAACTTCTTTTCACTTTTATGGCTATGATATGTCTCTATGGACTGGTGTGTTTGTATACACTCTACTGGCTCTTCAGGAGACCTCTTAAGGAGTACTCTTTTGAAAAAGTCAGAGAGGAAAGTAGCTTTAGTGATATTCCTGATGTCAAAAACGACTTTGCGTTTCTTCTACACATGGTCGACCAATATGACCAGTTGTACTCCAAACGATTTGGTGTATTTCTCTCTGAGGTGAGTGAGAACAAATTACGAGAAATAAGCCTTAACCATGAATGGACGTTTGAAAAACTACGTCAGCATGTGACTTCCAATGCTCAGGATGAACAAGAACTTCACCTCTTTATGCTGTCGGGACTCCCTAATGCTGTATTTGACCTCACCGATCTAGAAGTCCTCAAGTTAGAGCTTATTCCTGAGGTCAGGATTTCAGCTAAGGTTTCTCAAATGACCAGCCTACGAGAACTACATCTATATCACTGCCCAGCTAAAGTTGAACAAACTGCTTTCACTTTTTTCCGCGACCATCTGCGATGCCTTCACATTAAGTTTACTGATGTAGCAGAAATCCCACCGTGGATTTATCTGTTGAGGAGCCTAAAGGAACTGAACCTGATTGGAAACTTGAACTCTGAACACAACAAGATGATTGGTTTGGAGTCACTTAGAGATCTGAGACACTTGAGGACATTGTACCTCAAAAGCAATCTCAACAAAATACCAACTAATCTAACAGAACTTTCACCACATCTCACTAAACTGGTGATACACAATGATGCAACTAAATTACTGGTACTGAACAGTCTCAAGAAGATGACGAGCCTGGTTGATTTGGAGCTCCAGAACTGTGATTTGGAGAGGATACCCCATGCAATCTTTAGCTTGGCTAACTTGCAAGAACTGGATTTGAAGAATAATAATATCCGGACCATTGAGGAGATCATAAGCTTTCAGCACCTGAGAAGATTGATGTGCCTCAAGTTATGGTACAACAAGATCACTGCTATTCCAACATCGATAGGCTTAGTGAAAAGTCTGGAGTCCCtcgttatctgtcaaaataaactaGAGACCCTTCCTCCAGCTTTGTTTCATCTGCCCAAACTGAGGCACATTGACCTCAGCCACAACTGCATCTCAAGTATACCAGTGGAGGTTGGATACCTCCACAACCTTCAACATTTCGCGATCACTGGGAACAAGGTAGAGGTTCTGCCTAATCAACTGTTTAAATGttcaaaactaaaggttttaTGTGTGGGTCAGAACAGCATCACATCCATCCCAGAGGCGATTGGGCAGTTAGTTCAGCTGTCCCATCTAGAGCTCAAAGGGAACTGCTTAGATTGCCTTCCATTCCAGCTTGGCCAGTGTCGCCGCCTTCGGAAAAACCTCCTTTTCGTGGAGGAACATCTTTTCAACACACTGCCTCTGGAGGTCAAGGAAAGTATCAGTACTAGTGATTAA
- the lrrc8da gene encoding volume-regulated anion channel subunit LRRC8D isoform X2, with amino-acid sequence MWSKPRGRQTNLDFQQYVFVNQKCYHDALPWYNKYFPYLALIHTIMLMVSSNFWFKYPKTSSKIEHFVSILGRCFESPWTTKALSETACEDSEEKQRFTGGVVFQKHVSSDDNSQSTPLMDTPKVQFPTEKLIAEAPSLTTLDKKDGEQAKALFEKVRKFRVHVEDSDFIYKLYVAQTAIKALKIVLILSYTSAFASEISFSHICRPEIESLIGYDQFFCTHNMAFMLRKLLFTFMAMICLYGLVCLYTLYWLFRRPLKEYSFEKVREESSFSDIPDVKNDFAFLLHMVDQYDQLYSKRFGVFLSEVSENKLREISLNHEWTFEKLRQHVTSNAQDEQELHLFMLSGLPNAVFDLTDLEVLKLELIPEVRISAKVSQMTSLRELHLYHCPAKVEQTAFTFFRDHLRCLHIKFTDVAEIPPWIYLLRSLKELNLIGNLNSEHNKMIGLESLRDLRHLRTLYLKSNLNKIPTNLTELSPHLTKLVIHNDATKLLVLNSLKKMTSLVDLELQNCDLERIPHAIFSLANLQELDLKNNNIRTIEEIISFQHLRRLMCLKLWYNKITAIPTSIGLVKSLESLVICQNKLETLPPALFHLPKLRHIDLSHNCISSIPVEVGYLHNLQHFAITGNKVEVLPNQLFKCSKLKVLCVGQNSITSIPEAIGQLVQLSHLELKGNCLDCLPFQLGQCRRLRKNLLFVEEHLFNTLPLEVKESISTSD; translated from the exons AT GTGGTCTAAACCCAGAGGACGACAAACAAATCTGGACTTTCAGCAGTATGTTTTTGTCAACCAAAAGTGCTACCATGATGCCCTACCGTGGTACAACAAATACTTCCCATACCTTGCCCTCATACACACCATAATGCTAATGGTAAGCAGCAATTTTTGGTTCAAGTACCCAAAGACCAGCTCAAAGATTGAACACTTTGTTTCCATTTTGGGGCGGTGCTTTGAATCACCATGGACAACGAAAGCTTTGTCTGAAACTGCTTGTGAAGATTCTGAGGAAAAGCAGAGATTCACAGGTGGTGTGGTTTTCCAGAAACACGTATCCTCGGATGACAACAGTCAGTCTACACCTTTAATGGACACTCCAAAGGTGCAGTTTCCAACTGAAAAGCTTATTGCAGAAGCTCCTAGCCTGACCACCTTAGACAAAAAAGATGGAGAACAAGCCAAGGCTCTTTTTGAGAAAGTGCGAAAATTTCGAGTCCATGTAGAAGACAGTGACTTCATCTATAAACTCTACGTGGCTCAGACAGCGATAAAAGCACTAAAGATCGTTTTGATCTTGAGCTATACATCAGCATTTGCCTCAGAGATCAGTTTCAGCCATATATGCCGTCCTGAAATTGAAAGTTTGATCGGGTATGATCAGTTCTTTTGCACGCACAACATGGCATTCATGTTGAGGAAACTTCTTTTCACTTTTATGGCTATGATATGTCTCTATGGACTGGTGTGTTTGTATACACTCTACTGGCTCTTCAGGAGACCTCTTAAGGAGTACTCTTTTGAAAAAGTCAGAGAGGAAAGTAGCTTTAGTGATATTCCTGATGTCAAAAACGACTTTGCGTTTCTTCTACACATGGTCGACCAATATGACCAGTTGTACTCCAAACGATTTGGTGTATTTCTCTCTGAGGTGAGTGAGAACAAATTACGAGAAATAAGCCTTAACCATGAATGGACGTTTGAAAAACTACGTCAGCATGTGACTTCCAATGCTCAGGATGAACAAGAACTTCACCTCTTTATGCTGTCGGGACTCCCTAATGCTGTATTTGACCTCACCGATCTAGAAGTCCTCAAGTTAGAGCTTATTCCTGAGGTCAGGATTTCAGCTAAGGTTTCTCAAATGACCAGCCTACGAGAACTACATCTATATCACTGCCCAGCTAAAGTTGAACAAACTGCTTTCACTTTTTTCCGCGACCATCTGCGATGCCTTCACATTAAGTTTACTGATGTAGCAGAAATCCCACCGTGGATTTATCTGTTGAGGAGCCTAAAGGAACTGAACCTGATTGGAAACTTGAACTCTGAACACAACAAGATGATTGGTTTGGAGTCACTTAGAGATCTGAGACACTTGAGGACATTGTACCTCAAAAGCAATCTCAACAAAATACCAACTAATCTAACAGAACTTTCACCACATCTCACTAAACTGGTGATACACAATGATGCAACTAAATTACTGGTACTGAACAGTCTCAAGAAGATGACGAGCCTGGTTGATTTGGAGCTCCAGAACTGTGATTTGGAGAGGATACCCCATGCAATCTTTAGCTTGGCTAACTTGCAAGAACTGGATTTGAAGAATAATAATATCCGGACCATTGAGGAGATCATAAGCTTTCAGCACCTGAGAAGATTGATGTGCCTCAAGTTATGGTACAACAAGATCACTGCTATTCCAACATCGATAGGCTTAGTGAAAAGTCTGGAGTCCCtcgttatctgtcaaaataaactaGAGACCCTTCCTCCAGCTTTGTTTCATCTGCCCAAACTGAGGCACATTGACCTCAGCCACAACTGCATCTCAAGTATACCAGTGGAGGTTGGATACCTCCACAACCTTCAACATTTCGCGATCACTGGGAACAAGGTAGAGGTTCTGCCTAATCAACTGTTTAAATGttcaaaactaaaggttttaTGTGTGGGTCAGAACAGCATCACATCCATCCCAGAGGCGATTGGGCAGTTAGTTCAGCTGTCCCATCTAGAGCTCAAAGGGAACTGCTTAGATTGCCTTCCATTCCAGCTTGGCCAGTGTCGCCGCCTTCGGAAAAACCTCCTTTTCGTGGAGGAACATCTTTTCAACACACTGCCTCTGGAGGTCAAGGAAAGTATCAGTACTAGTGATTAA
- the gtf2b gene encoding transcription initiation factor IIB, translated as MASTSRGDSFPKVQCPNHPDAILVEDYRAGDMICPDCGLVVGDRVIDVGSEWRTFTNEKATNDPSRVGDAQNPLLNGGDLTTTISKGTGAASFDEFGNSKYQNRRTMSSADRAMLNAFKEITTMADRINLPRNIIDRTNNLFKQVYEQKSLKGRSNDAIASACLYIACRQEGVPRTFKEICAVSRISKKEIGRCFKLILKALETSVDLITTGDFMSRFCSNLGLPKQVQMAATYIARKAVELDLVPGRSPISVAAAAIYMASQASAEKKTQKEIGDIAGVADVTIRQSYRLIYPRAANLFPPDFKFDTPVDKLPQL; from the exons ATGGCGTCGACGAGCCG TGGAGACTCATTTCCTAAGGTGCAATGCCCCAATCACCCCGATGCAATACTAGTGGAGGACTACAGGGCAGGAGACATGATCTGTCCTGACTGTGGCCTTGTAGTAG gtGACCGTGTAATTGATGTAGGGTCAGAGTGGAGAACGTTCACCAATGAGAAAGCAACTAATGACCCGTCTCGTGTTGGTGACGCTCAGAACCCTCTCCTCAATGGAGGAGACCTCACCACCACGATCAGCAAA GGGACAGGTGCAGCGAGCTTTGATGAGTTTGGAAATTCCAAGTACCAGAATCGAAGAACCATGAGTAGCGCGGATCGAGCCATGTTGAATGCCTTCAAGGAGATCACCACCATGGCTGACAGGATCAACCTCCCCAGAAACATTATC GACCGAACAAACAACTTGTTCAAACAGGTTTACGAACAGAAGAGTCTGAAAGGCAGAAGTAATGATGCGATCGCTTCAGCCTGCCTTTACATAGCGTGCAGACAGGAAGGCGTCCCTAGAACATTTAAAG AAATCTGTGCCGTGTCTCGGATCTCGAAGAAGGAGATCGGCCGCTGCTTCAAGCTTATCCTGAAGGCTCTTGAGACGAGCGTGGATCTCATTACAACCGGCGACTTCATGTCACGTTTCTGCTCCAACTTGGGCTTACCCAAACAGGTGCAGATGGCGGCCACTTATATCGCCAGGAAGGCCGTTGAACTGGACTTGGTTCCAGGGCGCAGTCCGATCTCAGTGGCAGCCGCAGCCATTTACATGGCCTCCCAAGCATCTGCTGAGAAGAAGACACAGAAGG AGATTGGGGACATCGCTGGAGTGGCAGACGTCACCATCCGTCAGTCATACCGTCTCATTTATCCCCGCGCTGCCAATCTCTTTCCTCCAGACTTCAAGTTCGACACACCAGTGGATAAACTTCCTCAACTGTGA
- the znf644a gene encoding zinc finger protein 644a has translation MSGLEESAKIEENDTSMSRNSQDLLNSETFCTEGTTSGPSMQYSQETMALLSDQGDLLTTVGFMDTICSDGPAKAAYVNGSTSPHISDEILLDISKNVPGFLPKSLHAQNSVTTNVHFEGPDPLRKEGEITIRQTLTAEDVEHRGIWGFDTESPESSLDHYDDGNDLNWNPQREFMKFLWDDDNGLEMEGKLSPVPSPINHKRRAPSPLGHKRRRKEKLVLKVDPSEDIYHELNFKSKKDHLGEGSQIECRAVKKTRSPRKPSKLKSPIVKRTKYFNGAAEAVKHLFAKPAKNPVSKTQKLGLIRETLPSDSCSNEEPTFFPRNSGFKEKSQEQRQMSSNTDTISSKPFICKECGQCYHDQSSLLNHISVHRAKRRKITDGINELHQIKDEGKDAKLQCPQCTFGTNCPNTFVQHAKTHEKDKRYYSCNKCDFVEMNEVELRRHLLHKHGISGSDLTVWKSDGFQERKVNKSVCPVSFPDSFQRKTKNTGNHVEASFQPQFIEEQASSHSLDNCDEEPSPTEQSFSVCNVLTSCAKPTARSPKLSLKIRAPDKNKSFSSSEKSGLLRKKKLWINKGVQSQSRLDNSIQTLLSRTKCSNQNNSECNTQQEPDESSTKECLDNSLNCETTFCGTGASLSPLKCLKRSGHSKEGNTKGTSNSDENITCSEDVGNSNYMHISLEKQTLKKSPSKRKMSTPFHNMQGQDILLDFPKCRQNFKKPETSTRSKEMINNGHFMCDSNDDLGHEECESNENDNARFVKKQTTPAKASLGASTDHFGKNHSSPRMLSVKDECKDEEISEAITVVKREPGSDVETDLKACPYCPAVFESGISLSNHIRGHLHRVGLKVRKAPVKVTSRDKVPPVRRRTLAPVKTEEDTSQINYPAELKTDCQQTELICPLCRDWFDTGTGLSNHVRGHLKRLGKPSSTTSKSPVIILKELMRDKKQFQMKLQVLEKKCRATNSFHPIRLSNGLIFASTVKRKKDDREDKKRLDTGKVSPPSELIGILKKRRAHEETKAKQSSHTARKAILLSSDRDCGMEIQPLKAVPNSLAEKSELNRKVCVHCNTTFHSGVSLSNHLRAYAHRKKKALLDGTTFDCKQRKQRSRSGTKKKMYPLLHTPEEIYRLTCRFCDLVFQGPLSVQEDWIKHLQRHIMNTAVPHTGAGMVEVTTFPKDSCPNTDPQAQPSVMQTSS, from the exons ATGTCTGGTTTGGAGGAGAGTGCCAAAATAGAGGAAAATGACACCTCAATGTCAAGAAACTCTCAAGACCTTTTGAACAGCGAGACATTCTGTACAGAGGGAACTACATCAGGACCATCAATGCAATATTCTCAAGAGACCATGGCATTACTCAGTGACCAAGGAGACCTCCTGACCACTGTTGGTTTTATGGACACCATCTGCTCAGATGGACCAGCCAAGGCTGCTTACGTCAATGGATCCACCTCACCCCATATCTCAGATGAAATCTTGCTAGATATTTCAAAAAATGTACCAGGATTCCTTCCCAAATCATTACATGCTCAGAATTCAGTCACAACCAATGTCCACTTTGAAGGACCTGATCCACTCAGAAAAGAGGGGGAAATAACAATCAGGCAAACGTTGACTGCGGAGGATGTGGAGCATAGGGGCATATGGGGCTTTGATACAGAATCTCCAGAAAGCTCATTAGATCATTATGATGATGGAAATGACCTTAACTGGAATCCCCAAAGAGAATTTATGAAGTTCCTGTGGGATGATGATAATGGTCTCGAAATGGAGGGAAAACTGTCCCCTGTTCCTTCACCCATCAACCATAAAAGAAGAGCTCCTTCACCGCTCGGCCATAAAAGAAGACGTAAAGAAAAACTGGTGTTAAAAGTTGATCCGTCAGAGGACATCTACCATGAGTTGAATTTTAAATCAAAAAAAGATCACCTTGGTGAAGGAAGCCAGATAGAATGCAGAGCTGTTAAGAAGACACGTTCCCCAAGGAAACCATCCAAATTAAAGTCACCCATTGTAAAACGTACCAAGTATTTTAATGGAGCTGCTGAGGCAGTCAAACACCTGTTTGCCAAACCAGCAAAAAACCCTGTTAGCAAGACTCAAAAGTTGGGATTAATTAGAGAAACTTTGCCATCGGACTCATGTTCTAATGAGGAACCTACATTTTTTCCGCGTAACAGTGGTTTTAAAGAGAAATCTCAAGAACAGAGACAAATGTCAAGTAATACAGACACAATTAGTTCAAAGCCATTTATATGCAAGGAATGTGGACAGTGTTACCATGATCAGAGTTCGTTGTTAAATCACATAAGTGTTCACCGGGCCAAGCGGCGGAAAATTACTGATGGAATAAATGAGTTGCATCAAATTAAAGATGAAGGTAAAGATGCAAAGTTGCAGTGTCCCCAGTGCACTTTTGGAACGAACTGTCCGAACACCTTTGTGCAACATGCTAAGACCCACGAGAAGGACAAGCGGTACTATAGCTGTAATAAGTGTGATTTTGTCGAAATGAATGAAGTTGAACTGAGACGCCATTTGCTTCATAAACATGGCATCAGTGGGTCTGATCTGACTGTTTGGAAATCAGATGGATTTCAGGAGCGTAAAGTCAATAAATCAGTATGTCCAGTGTCCTTCCCCGATTCTTttcaaagaaaaactaaaaacactGGAAATCATGTTGAGGCTTCGTTTCAACCACAGTTTATTGAAGAACAGGCATCCTCACATTCCCTTGACAATTGTGATGAAGAACCATCTCCAACTGAACAATCATTCTCTGTTTGCAATGTTCTTACATCATGTGCAAAACCAACAGCAAGGTCGCCAAAACTGTCACTGAAGATCCGAGCAccagacaaaaacaaaagcttttcGTCCAGTGAAAAGTCTGGTCTTCTACGGAAGAAAAAATTGTGGATAAATAAAGGTGTCCAAAGCCAATCAAGACTTGACAATTCAATTcaaacacttttatccagaaCGAAATGTAGTAACCAGAATAACTCAGAATGCAACACTCAACAGGAGCCTGATGAAAGCAGTACAAAAGAGTGTCTTGACAATTCCCTCAATTGCGAGACCACCTTTTGTGGAACAGGTGCTAGTTTGTCCCCCTTAAAGTGTCTGAAAAGATCAGGTCATTCTAAAGAAGGGAACACTAAAGGAACTTCCAACTCTGATGAAAACATTACTTGTTCAGAAGATGTTGGAAACTCCAACTATATGCATATAAGTTTGgaaaagcaaacattaaaaaagtcACCATCCAAAAGGAAAATGTCTACCCCATTCCACAATATGCAGGGCCAAGATATTCTTTTAGATTTCCCAAAATGCAGACAAAATTTTAAGAAACCTGAAACATCCACAAGAAGTAAAGAAATGATCAACAACGGTCATTTTATGTGTGATTCTAATGATGACCTTGGACATGAAGAATGTGAAAGTAACGAGAATGATAATGCACGTTTTGTTAAAAAACAGACGACACCTGCAAAAGCAAGTCTTGGTGCCTCAACTGATCACTTTGGGAAAAATCACAGTTCCCCAAGGATGCTCTCTGTCAAAGATGAATGCAAGGATGAAGAAATCTCGGAAGCGATCACAGTTGTAAAGCGTGAACCGGGTTCAGATGTTGAGACTGATCTGAAGGCTTGTCCGTACTGTCCTGCTGTGTTTGAGTCAGGAATTAGCCTCTCTAATCATATAAGAGGACATTTACACAGAGTGGGCCTGAAAGTACGGAAAGCTCCAGTTAAGGTGACTTCTCGTGACAAAGTACCTCCAGTTCGACGACGAACACTGGCACCAGTCAAAACAG AAGAGGATACATCCCAGATTAATTATCCAGCAGAGCTGAAAACTGACTGCCAACAGACAGAGCTCATCTGTCCTCTCTGTAGGGACTGGTTTGACACAGGGACTGGGCTGTCAAACCATGTACGAGGCCACCTGAAGCGCCTAGGCAAACCCTCTTCCACCACGTCTAAATCCCCAGTGATCATATTGAAAGAACTGATGCGTGACAAGAAACAGTTTCAGATGAAGCTACAGGTTCTTGAGAAGAAGTGCCGCGCCACCAATTCTTTCCATCCTATTCGGTTGAGTAACGGTTTAATATTTGCATCTACTGTCAAACGGAAGAAGGATGATAGGGAGGACAAGAAAAGGTTAGACACTGGTAAAGTGTCACCACCAAGTGAACTGATTGGAATTTTGAAGAAAAGAAGAGCCCATGAAGAGACCAAAGCTAAGCAGTCATCCCACACAGCGAGAAAGGCTATTCTTTTATCTTCAGACAGAGACTGTGGCATGGAGATACAACCTTTAAAAGCAGTGCCAAATTCACTAGCAG AGAAAAGTGAACTCAATAGAAAAGTGTGTGTGCACTGTAATACCACATTCCACAGTGGTGTCAGTCTCTCCAATCATTTGAGGGCATATGCACATAGAAAGAAAAAAGCTCTTCTGGACGGAACTA CTTTTGACTGTAAACAGAGAAAGCAAAGATCGAGGTCTGGGACGAAGAAGAAAATGTACCCTCTGCTGCACACACCAGAAGAAATCTACAGACTTACTTGCAG GTTTTGTGATCTAGTCTTCCAGGGCCCTTTGTCAGTGCAGGAGGACTGGATAAAGCATTTACAGAGGCACATCATGAATACCGCTGTACCGCACACAGGGGCAGGGATGGTGGAAGTCACCACTTTCCCCAAGGACTCTTGTCCCAACACAGACCCACAGGCACAACCTTCAGTGATGCAAACATCCTCATGA